The Megalopta genalis isolate 19385.01 chromosome 12, iyMegGena1_principal, whole genome shotgun sequence genome window below encodes:
- the LOC143260418 gene encoding dynein axonemal heavy chain 17-like — protein MADKDEKKEEDERFDYIYNYLTLSRKLKADKWLKMLSNIDFKDLISKFFGTPTEMILVLQVTPAGLLTPYLEITQSKRKLTYFLKRKPQLVTEDNYKDLLIPGDMAPNPIEELAVLVEDVSDF, from the exons atggctGATAAAGATGAAAAGAAGGAGGAAGATGAACGGTTCGACTACATTTACAATTATCTTACGCTGTCAAGGAAATTGAAGGCTGATAAATGGCTGAAAATGCTATCAAACATAGACTTTAAG GATCTCATTAGCAAGTTTTTTGGTACACCGACGGAGATGATCCTTGTATTGCAAGTCACACCAGCTGGCCTCTTGACACCTTATCTAGAAATAACGCAATCCAAGAGAAAGCTAACGTACTTCTTAAAGAGGAAACCACAGCTAGTTACCGAGGATAATTATAAGGACTTGCTGATTCCGGGTGACATGGCACCGAATCCGATCGAAGAATTGGCAGTTCTTGTGGAGGATGTTAGTGACTTTTGA